In the Synergistaceae bacterium genome, CCCGGATTCAAGGGATAGCGCGAATATGCAAAAATTTCTTGCCCATTTGACAAATTATCGTTAGCAGTGTATTTTATGCAGTGTAAAATTTTTTTGCCGGAGTGGCGGAATGGTAGACGCAGCGGACTCAAAATCCGCCGGGGGCAACTCTGTGGGAGTTCGAGTCTCCCCTCCGGCATCGTGATAATATAAATATTTCATCAGGAGAGTAATATTTTATGCCTAACAAGAAATCCGCAGAAAGACGAGTCCATATAGCCGAACGCAACAGGTTATATAACAAGCACTGGACTTCACAATGCAAGACAGCCGTTAAAAGACTCTTAGAAGCTGTACAGGCCGGAAACAAAGACGAAGCAGTCAAGACCTTCAACACAGCACAGAGCGTAATCGACAAAGCAGTCGTAAAAGGCGTAATGCACAAGAATACAGCAGCAAGACGCAAAGAATTAATGGCACGGCATTTAAAGACTCTAAGTGCTTAACATTTAATCAAGTGAGCAAAACATAACGCCCGGGCAAACTGACACACCAGAACGCCCGGAAATTTTTTTATTTAACGCCATAAAAAAATGAGTCCCCCGCAAATTTCTTCTACGAGAGACTCAGGAAAACTCAAATTTTTTATTCGTTCGTCATTGCAACAGCTTTATCAAATAATTCGTTTACTTCCTTTGACGGTGCCGGAGAAATTAACGAGACTATCACTGCCGCTATTAATCCCGCAAAAAATCCCGGTATAATCTCATATACTCCCGTGTGAGACATGTAATTAAACCAGCAAATATCTACAACTGCACCGACAAATATTCCGACTGCCGCTCCCGAAAATGTGAATCTCTTCCAGAATAAACTAAGCATTATCGCAGGACCAAACGCAGCTCCGAACACTCCCCATGCATTTGAAACAAGCGCC is a window encoding:
- a CDS encoding 30S ribosomal protein S20, giving the protein MPNKKSAERRVHIAERNRLYNKHWTSQCKTAVKRLLEAVQAGNKDEAVKTFNTAQSVIDKAVVKGVMHKNTAARRKELMARHLKTLSA